A region of Colletotrichum higginsianum IMI 349063 chromosome 10, whole genome shotgun sequence DNA encodes the following proteins:
- a CDS encoding Carboxylic ester hydrolase — MSASLFRGTISPSACSADTFSYPIIPGVRFLSLEANFVENLTSNVFYYPNHGPLNVTSARFCNVSTTYTHPGGNDSINVQVWLPTDTWNGRLQGIGGGGWSAGLPYQATLGMTAAVGEGYATFGTDAGLDTPDNGVTPERWAWGAGGEPNMRLLENLASASLYEGAVVAKNFTAAFYAEPAKYSYFSGCSQGGRQGMALAQRYPDLFDGIAAAAPAINWNSLFVGGTYANFLMNLYGMYPPSCEVEALTAAAIEACDGLDGVVDGILSDPGACDFDPVNLVGTTIKCAAGPQANGSGNGSTTERKISLGAATIVQKTWDGPRRANNSRMWYGPGQEATLVGGIYPNVGGSLAPIGTNCSANSTCTLDPLVLFQEWIRFYVLKNPTADTSKLSLEEFEEIFDSSAREYRSMIDTSNPDLSAFRQAGGKLITYHGTADELIPFRGSVDYYQRVTKLDPNVHDFYRLFLAPGLYHCIGGPGPYPDTTFDSLVQWVENGVAPDSLLATSVGTDPIIQRPLCPYPQKQKFLKTLNGTENFICE; from the exons ATGAGCGCCTCACTTTTCAGGGGCACCATCTCGCCCTCTGCCTGTTCCGCAGACACCTTTTCTTATCCCATTATCCCAGGAGTCAGATTCCTGTCGCTGGAAGCCAATTTTGTGGAAAACCTTACTTCCAACGTCTTTTATTATCCCAACCATGGCCCTCTTAACGTTACGAGCGCCAGGTTTTGCAACGTTTCGACTACGTATACTCATCCTGGCGGAAACGACTCGATCAATGTCCAGGTCTGGCTCCCAACAGACACTTGGAATGGGCGTTTACAAGGCATCGGGGGTGGTGGATGGTCGGCCGGCCTGCCTTACCAAGCTACTCTTGGTATGACCGCTGCTGTTGGCGAGGGATATGCTACGTTCGGGACTGATGCCGGGCTGGACACTCCAGACAACGGCGTTACCCCCGAGAGGTGGGCTTGGGGGGCTGGAGGAGAGCCGAACATGCGCCTCCTGGAAAATCTGGCATCCGCTTCCCTCTATGaaggcgccgtcgtcgccaaaaACTTCACGGCCGCCTTCTACGCCGAGCCTGCGAAGTATTCCTACTTCTCTGGCTGCTCCCAGGGCGGCCGACAAGGCATGGCGCTCGCCCAACGGTACCCGGACCTCTTTGACGGCATTGCAGCCGCCGCACCAGCAATCAATTGGAACTCTCTCTTCGTCGGGGGTACCTATGCCAACTTCCTCATGAACCTTTATGGGATGTATCCACCGTCATGCGAAGTCGAAGCTCTGACTGCAGCCGCCATTGAAGCTTGCGACGGACTTGATGGCGTTGTGGATGGTATCCTTTCCGACCCCGGAGCCTGCGACTTTGATCCGGTGAACCTCGTCGGGACTACCATCAAGTGTGCTGCCGGCCCGCAGGCAAACGGAAGTGGCAATGGTTCCACCACTGAGCGCAAGATCTCCCTGGGAGCGGCGACGATAGTGCAAAAGACG TGGGACGGCCCTCGACGCGCAAACAATTCGCGCATGTGGTACGGTCCTGGCCAAGAGGCCACCCTTGTTGGCGGCATCTATCCCAACGTTGGTGGGAGTCTCGCGCCGATCGGCACCAACTGCAGCGCCAACAGTACCTGCACATTGGACCCCCTCGTCTTGTTCCAGGAATGGATCAGATTCTACGTATTGAAAAACCCCACTGCCGACACGAGCAAGCTATCGCTGGAAGAGTTTGAGGAGATCTTTGATTCTTCTGCCCGAGAATACAGGTCCATGATCGACACGAGCAATCCTGACCTATCGGCGTTCCGCCAGGCTGGAGGAAAGTTGATTACATACCACGGAACA GCCGACGAACTCATTCCTTTCCGTGGGAGTGTGGACTACTACCAACGCGTCACGAAACTCGACCCGAATGTACACGACTTCTACCGTCTCTTCCTCGCTCCAGGTCTGTACCACTGCATCGGTGGCCCCGGCCCTTACCCGGACACCACCTTTGACTCGCTGGTCCAGTGGGTGGAGAACGGCGTGGCGCCTGATTCTCTCCTCGCCACGAGTGTTGGCACGGACCCTATCATTCAACGTCCTCTTTGCCCTTATCCTCAGAAGCAAAAGTTTTTGAAAACCCTGAATGGGACAGAAAACTTCATCTGCGAGTGA
- a CDS encoding Aminotransferase: MGSNIANDTAVKPTSLINLQLGWPSPRLFAASGLLEGAAQVLTSDAETAAALVYGPHVGHPPLRKSVAEWLSSVYGTTADSERISISNGASGNLANVLLKFTDPLYTRRIFMAEPTYFLACPIFEDNGFQGKLKGVPENDEEGLDLDFLRRGLETAEAEALSNAKASGQPDVPTIKTGKNYPKVYKYIIYLVPTFSNPSARTLSLQVRKDIVSLAREYDALVVSDDVYDFLSWPEEPSAPADAVGSVPSRLVDIDRQMPGCSQFGNTISNGSFSKVIGPGVRVGWAESTPSFAKELGEVGSSSSGGAPSHLTSTFVDKMLRSGRLQSHIKDTLIPTYRERYYALMSAVEDVLVPLGVRVEANKPKDAATATAGGFFTYLRLPDDLPVAKNVAAIALKDKQLRVAFGHMFTVTGDEGSISRAEREDGFSRCIRLCWAWHEVAEIEEGINRLGATIIDIRERIKKGEDLSSPVAIGIR, from the exons ATGGGCAGTAACATCGCCAATGACACTGCCGTCAAACCGACGTCCCTCATCAATCTCCAGCTGGGATGGCCGTCACCTCGCCTCTTCGCCGCGAGCGGTCTGCTTGAGGGCGCCGCTCAGGTTCTCACTTCAGACGCCGAGacagccgccgccctcgtctACGGTCCTCACGTCGGACATCCTCCCCTCCGCAAAAGCGTGGCAGAATGGCTCTCCTCGGTCTACGGGACCACAGCTGATTCCGAACGAATAAGCATCAGCAACGGCGCCTCGGGAAACCTGGCCAACGTCCTGTTGAAATTCACCGATCCGCTCTACACCCGCAGGATCTTTATGGCTGAACCGACATACTTCCTCGCATGTCCCATCTTCGAGGATAACGGATTCCAGGGTAAGCTCAAAGGCGTCCCTGAAAATGACGAGGAGGGCCTCGATCTGGATTTTCTTCGCCGAGGGCTAGAAACTGCAGAGGCGGAAGCATTGTCAAACGCCAAAGCCAGTGGTCAGCCAGACGTCCCAACGATAAAGACTGGCAAGAATTACCCCAAAGTGTACAAATACATCATCTATCTCGTCCCGACTTTCTCCAACCCCAGCGCAAGGACCCTGTCGCTGCAGGTGCGGAAGGATATTGTTAGCCTTGCGCGAGAGTATGACGCCCTCGTTGTCTCAGACGATGTCTACGACTTCCTGAGCTGGCCTGAAGAACCTTCTGCTCCCGCCGACGCTGTGGGCTCTGTACCTTCTCGCCTTGTCGACATTGATCGACAAATGCCCGGCTGCAGCCAATTTGGAAACACGATCAGCAACGGATCATTCTCCAAAGTCATCGGACCGGGTGTCCGGGTTGGATGGGCTGAGAGCACACCGTCTTTTGCCAAGGAGCTTGGTGAAGT CGGCTCTTCAAGCTCAGGCGGTGCTCCTTCACACCTCACCTCGACCTTTGTCGACAAGATGCTCCGAAGCGGTCGGCTTCAGTCCCACATCAAAGACACGCTCATCCCCACCTACCGCGAGAGATACTACGCGCTCATGTCCGCCGTCGAAGACGTTCTGGTCCCCCTCGGGGTCCGTGTGGAGGCAAACAAGCCCAAAGACGCGGCTACGGCGACAGCCGGGGGTTTCTTCACGTACCTCAGGCTACCAGACGACCTTCCCGTTGCTAAGAACGTAGCCGCGATTGCGCTGAAGGACAAACAGCTGCGCGTGGCGTTTGGGCACATGTTCACCGTCACGGGAGATGAGGGCAGCATCTCTCGGGCCGAGAGGGAGGATGGGTTTTCCCGTTGTATCAGGCTTTGCTGGGCGTGGCACGAGGTTGCGGAAATTGAAGAGGGCATTAACAGACTTGGTGCCACCATTATTGATATCAGGGAGAGGATCAAGAAAGGGGAGGACTTGAGTAGCCCTGTAGCGATTGGAATAAGATAG
- a CDS encoding Pantothenate transporter liz1, with protein sequence MDTKKSHEVKSAASPAASDVGVGTHEQHNVSLGKKILYHLWDSDQHLKSPQERALVRKLDFGILICATLGWWMKYIDQSNITNAYVSGMKEDLNIKGNEYTYMLMCYTIAFAIMQIPANMIALKVRPRVCLVVCELGWTAFTFAQAAAQTSNQMYAFRFMVGLFESPFSPIIIFLLGSWYTKTELAKRVAVWHVTGFFGQATSGFLQAGIHKGLDGHLGMAGWRWMYIICGCMSLPIALSVWFLLPDYPQNTTAWYLTEEDKQLAMQRSAKLGRVEITGVMDLKLVKRMFGSWRWWALCMMYIFYGNSCQANNYFAIYLRENGYSVTQRNIIPACANLVTMVTDFSWGFLSDLTGNRPLWMVGPLLGTTVVGSSILTAYPDSDGARVAGFFLVACGYVTAVAWTWANEVNNGNAEERALTISSMNGLFYATNSFLPILIFPQTMAPKFERGFPSVLAFALAAVVLVLVADFLHKRQLRQEAVAAANQPASEAEVTDPVSSMEKETENKLVGAVEPVRSSAAII encoded by the exons ATGGACACCAAAAAGAGCCACGAGGTCAAGTCGGCCGCGTCTCCCGCTGCTTctgacgtcggcgtcggcaccCACGAGCAGCACAATGTTTCCCTGGGAAAGAAGATTCTATACCACCTGTGGGATTCGGACCAGCATCTGAAGAGCCCGCAGGAGAGGGCTCTGGTGAGGAAGTTGGATTTCGGTATTCTCATCTGTGCGACGCTGGGATGG TGGATGAAATACATTGACCAGAGCAACATTACCAATGCCT ATGTCAGCGGTATGAAGGAGGATTTGAATATAAAGGGAAACGAGTACACGTACATGCTGA TGTGCTACACCATCGCGTTCGCCATCATGCAAATTCCAGCAAACATGATTGCCCTCAAAGTCCGGCCCCGGGTCTGCCTCGTGGTCTGCGAGCTAGGCTGGACAGCTTTTAC ATTCGCACAGGCTGCGGCCCAAACAAGCAACCAAATGTACGCTTTCCGGTTCATGGTCGGGCTTTTCGAGAGTCCCTTCTCCCCCATCATAATCTTCCTGCTTGGGTCGTGGTACACGAAGACGGAGCTTGCAAA GCGTGTGGCCGTATGGCACGTCACGGGCTTCTTCGGTCAAGCAACTTCCGGCTTCCTCCAAGCTGGCATCCACAAGGGCCTGGACGGACACCTCGGGATGGCGGGATGGCGCTGGATGTACATCATCTGCGGGTGCATGAGCCTGCCGATCGCGCTGTCCGTCTGGTTCCTCCTGCCGGACTACCCGCAGAATACGACGGCGTGGTACCTcaccgaggaggacaagCAGCTTGCGATGCAGCGGTCGGCGAAGCTGGGCCGAGTTGAGATCACGGGCGTCATGGACTTGAAGCTCGTCAAGAGGATGTTTGGGAGCTGGAGGTGGTGGGCGCTCTGTATGATGTACATCTTT TATGGAAACTCGTGCCAGGCGAACAACTACTTTGCCATCTACCTAC GTGAGAACGGATACAGCGTCACCCAGCGCAATATCATCCCGGCCTGCGCCAACCTTGTCACGATGGTGACCGACTTTTCATGGGGTTTCCTTTCGGATTTGACAGGGAACCGACCACTTTGGATGGTTGGCCCGCTG CTGGGCaccaccgtcgtcggctcctCCATCCTCACCGCCTACCCCGACTCTGACGGTGCACGAGTTGCGGGTTTCTTCTTGGTTGCCTGTGGCTATGTGACTGCCGTCGCCTGG ACCTGGGCCAACGAGGTCAACAACGGCAATGCCGAGGAGAGAGCCTTGACAATTTCCAGCATGAACGGGCTATTCTACGCCACGA ACTCCTTCTTGCCGATCCTCATCTTCCCGCAGACCATGGCTCCCAAGTTCGAGCGAGGATTCCCTTCGGTCCTAGCATTTGCACTCGCAGCGGTAGTTCTCGTTC TTGTCGCGGACTTTTTGCACAAACGCCAGCTCCGGCAGGAGGCTGTGGCAGCTGCGAATCAGCCTGCTTCCGAGGCTGAGGTCACTGACCCTGTGAGTTCCATGGAGAAGGAGACTGAGAACAAGTTGGTGGGAGCTGTGGAGCCTGTTCGCAGCTCTGCCGCCATTATTTGA
- a CDS encoding HpcH/HpaI aldolase: MSSTIPPDQLVLARETVRPNLVKSLMLQNRLAHSFGLRVAFSTEMPLVAKRAGYSAVLMNLEHMAMSMETMKDIAVSCLNVGITPTVVVPTCSQEWISRCLDSGAQAVIVPHVNNVEQAKMCVDASKFPPLGHRSVTMVTAMTQYTTQLSYAAIAEVVNDEVLIMPMIETKEGVENVEAITAVPGIDALFIGCADLCMELGIPGQYDSELFHSTVAKIAGAAEKASVDGRRVYVGLGGLEPRPDLLEEFAKRHSPVRFAMAGRDLALLLAGMSKQAASMNDISTRLQ; the protein is encoded by the exons ATGTCTTCGACAATCCCCCCAGACCAGCTCGTCCTGGCCCGCGAGACGGTCCGCCCGAACCTCGTCAAGAGCCTCATGCTCCAAAACCGCCTCGCCCACTCCTTTGGCCTGCGCGTCGCCTTCTCCACCGAGAtgcccctcgtcgccaaGCGCGCGGGGTACTCCGCCGTGCTCATGAACCTCGAGCACATGGCCATGAGCATGGAGACGATGAAGGACATTGCCGTGTCGTGTCTGAACGTGGG AATCACCCCGACGGTGGTCGTCCCAACGTGCTCCCAAGAATGGATCTCGCGCTGCCTCGACTCCGGCGCCcaggccgtcatcgtcccgCACGTCAACAACGTGGAACAGGCAAAGATGTGCGTCGATGCGTCAAAGTTTCCTCCACTG GGTCACCGCTCGGTCACAATGGTCACCGCAATGACCCAGTACACCACCCAGCTATCCTACgcggccatcgccgaggtcgtcaacGATGAGGTGCTGATCATGCCAATGATCGAAACCAAAGAGGGCGTTGAGAACGTAGA GGCAATCACCGCGGTACCCGGCATCGACGCACTCTTCATCGGATGTGCAGACCTTTGCATGGA ACTAGGTATTCCCGGCCAATACGACTCGGAGCTGTTCCATTCGACCGTGGCCAAGATTGCAGGcgcggcggagaaggcgagcGTAGATGGCCGCAGGGTGTATGTCGGACTTGGGGGGTTGGAACCGAGGCCAGACCTGCTTGAAGAATTTGCGAAGCGACACTCTCCTGTTCG ATTCGCCATGGCAGGCCGCGACTTggctctgctgctggctggcaTGTCCAAACAAGCGGCGTCAATGAATGACATCTCGACAAGGCTTCAGTAA